A single Mercenaria mercenaria strain notata chromosome 9, MADL_Memer_1, whole genome shotgun sequence DNA region contains:
- the LOC123547867 gene encoding serine-rich adhesin for platelets-like — translation MGVMIEKMLGMLIKSVIVLTVIFTSVNLENVKNQTTTSTTRTPVMTTGNASCGSYRNNSSPEWSADCIFPDLYSIEKGECEPFTEVDCGNRSEPITPCEYPKSNCTRPKGENVSLCTCEKDSDLNFDMCLSLKDGDHAWPARHWSPFYVQCTSQRTLPSSCSGHSVIYNFFQNKCQLVYEVVNAAYNLSLSLDIPESLYHLISVAPTKFMHQTTQDISMTPTPTTNILIQKTPDGFGAFTDIRSTSVFQHGGSSMGISALSYTTPPLSDVKLTTTGITHLTSSVYNFELSTQLFSSSSSFSGGATDYLLEPSSLTSVSPHFVPHLPFETKTKFISTEVLPLPNKNQSVIKAYTIVTSSTITSVEKEHILSHSSDRTIESKKEQANIEPTPSSAFSAFANTIENILYFDSLHRVYTASEISSQYELSSQNLFSFYESMDPSFPDSLQTNSVFDLTSAYSVYPSESNTISDFSSGLESLQTSHSLNSVGTSSGNSYELSLLLSSVQTSLSSFSLTPFLPQSVPSSSSPSPQPTKSSTFMLTETSFSQRQSPSLTSLSSLMLVYLSSFDYQSSPVSVTDSLTTSKHLSKLEGTYSPLSTLVEKNTLLHFSSLSSPSKTDFFKGKTTSLPPLSTTLSLLSSSPLSSSVTTITTSSSSSSSSSKVSSLPPPSSSSLSLSTTLSLLSSSPLSSLPSSTSTSKTSSSTLSPPPSSSLPSSSFISTPSSAFQSASMNRLSSRAITPLMSSFSFPSPKYLPSSMITHLSMSDLLTEGRATSAPLSTTSHLDMAELKSDGRFVLKSSVAISQISPSKSMSEVLSLSKTFSATSVTTSLFSMTESIIHERSVPEALSETPILPSNVQTEHEIAYSTLNNLSMETSIGSVSSSKKEESASKKSFQTRGDSSNEIKPSKTFTSGSSNELELSTDFLGGSSSTLEPLTTFPGGRSSVLEPSTTFTSGSSSLLKPFTTFPSGSSSLLKPFTTFPSEHLSTSPRQTISTDNKAGGKSAEIQKNNETSIAIGVGVGGGIVLICLILLIVIIVLRKRKKRGRRNFFQVRLPPELFMTRSL, via the exons AGAATGTCAAAAATCAAACCACAACTAGTACTACAAGGACGCCAGTCATGACTACCGGCAATGCCTCCTGCGGTAGCTATAGGAACAATAGCTCTCCAGAGTGGTCTGCAGATTGCATATTCCCGGACTTGTATTCCATAGAGAAGGGGGAATGTGAACCATTCACCGAAGTAGACTGTGGCAACCGTTCAGAACCAATAACACCGT gtgAATATCCTAAGTCAAATTGCACAAGACCAAAAGGTGAAAACGTATCTTTATGCACATGTGAAAAAGactcagatttgaattttgacatgtGCTTATCGCTCAAAGACGGCGACCATGCATGGCCGGCACGTCACTGGTCTCCATTCTACGTTCAGTGTACATCCCAGCGAACTCTCCCAAGTAGCTGTTCCGGGCATTCAGTGATCTACaacttctttcaaaataaatgtcagttgGTGTATGAAGTGGTGAACGCAGCCTACAACTTGTCTTTATCGTTAGATATTCCGGAATCTCTTTACCACCTAATATCAGTTGCACCAACGAAATTTATGCACCAAACAACACAAGATATTTCTATGACACCAACAcctactacaaatattttaatacagaAAACACCTGACGGTTTTGGAGCATTTACAGACATAAGATCTACGAGTGTGTTTCAACATGGTGGAAGTTCAATGGGTATAAGTGCTCTGTCATACACAACACCACCTCTTAGTGATGTAAAACTAACCACCACCGGTATAACCCATCTTACTTCATCCGTATATAACTTTGAATTATCAACTCAGTTATTTTCTTCTTCTAGTTCTTTTTCGGGAGGAGCTACAGACTACCTACTAGAACCATCGTCACTTACATCTGTATCACCTCATTTTGTGCCGCATTTACCTTTTGAAACAAAGACTAAGTTTATCAGCACTGAGGTTTTACCTCTACCGAATAAAAACCAATCTGTCATTAAGGCATACACTATAGTGACTTCTAGTACCATTACAAGTGTTGAAAAGGAACATATATTATCACATAGCTCAGATAGAACAATAGAATCCAAGAAGGAACAAGCAAATATTGAACCAACGCCTTCATCTGCATTCAGTGCTTTTGCAAATACAATAGAGAACATTTTGTATTTCGATTCTTTACATCGAGTTTACACAGCATCTGAAATTTCGTCGCAGTACGAATTGTCGTCACAgaatttgttttccttttatgaATCAATGGACCCTTCTTTTCCAGATTCACTACAAACAAACTCAGTTTTTGATTTGACGTCCGCGTATTCAGTGTATCCTTCGGAATCCAATACGATATCTGACTTTTCTTCCGGGTTAGAATCCTTGCAAACGTCACATTCATTGAACTCGGTGGGCACATCATCAGGCAATTCTTATGAATTATCATTGTTACTGTCATCAGTTCAAACAAGCTTGTCGTCATTCTCATTAACACCCTTCCTACCACAATCAGTGCCATCCTCGTCCTCTCCTTCGCCACAACCAACAAAGTCATCCACATTTATGTTAACTGAAACTTCTTTCTCCCAAAGGCAGTCGCCATCATTAACATCACTGTCGTCATTGATGTTAGTATATTTATCTTCTTTTGACTATCAGTCGTCACCAGTGTCTGTAACGGATTCATTAACAACATCTAAACATTTATCTAAATTGGAAGGTACATACTCACCATTGTCAACATTGGTAGAAAAAAACACTTTGCTGCATTTTTCATCTTTGTCGTCACCTTCCAAAACAGATTTCTTTAAAGGTAAAACAACATCATTACCGCCATTATCAACTACATTATCACTGTTATCATCATCACCGTTATCATCATCagtaacaacaataacaacatcatcatcatcttcttcttcttcttcaaaagTATCATCATTACCACCACCGTCATCTTCATCATTATCGTTGTCAACTACATTATCACTTTTATCATCATCACCGTTATCATCACTACCATCatcaacatcaacatcaaaaacatcatcatcaacattatcaccaccaccatcatcatcattaccgTCATCGTCATTCATTTCAACGCCATCTTCAGCCTTTCAGTCCGCATCCATGAACAGGTTATCATCAAGAGCTATAACACCATTAATGTCATCATTTTCTTTCCCGTCTCCAAAATATTTACCGTCCTCAATGATAACACATCTGTCTATGTCAGATTTGCTTACAGAAGGTAGAGCTACATCGGCACCGTTATCAACAACGTCACATCTTGATATGGCAGAACTAAAAAGTGACGGTAGATTTGTGTTGAAGTCATCAGTGGCTATTTCCCAAATATCGCCGTCAAAATCAATGTCTGAAGTTCTATctctttcaaaaacattttctgCTACCTCAGTGACTACCTCGCTCTTTTCCATGACAGAATCAATTATACACGAGAGATCTGTGCCTGAAGCATTATCGGAAACGCCGATATTACCTTCAAACGTACAAACAGAACACGAGATTGCTTATTCCACATTGAACAATTTATCAATGGAAACGTCTATTGGATCGGTGTCATCTTCTAAAAAAGAAGAGTCGGCTTCAAAGAAATCTTTTCAGACTCGTGGTGAtagttcaaatgaaataaaaccatcAAAAACATTTACGAGCGGAAGTTCAAATGAATTGGAACTGTCGACAGATTTTCTGGGCGGAAGTTCTAGTACACTGGAACCATTAACAACTTTTCCGGGCGGACGTTCAAGTGTATTGGAACCATCAACAACTTTTACGAGTGGCAGTTCCAGTCTATTGAAACCATTTACAACATTTCCGAGCGGCAGTTCCAGTCTATTGAAACCATTTACAACATTTCCAAGTGAACATTTATCAACATCTCCGCGTCAGACAATATCTACTGATAACAAAGCGGGTGGAAAATCtgctgaaatacagaaaaacaatgaaacatcTATTGCAATTGGTGTAGGTGTTGGTGGAGGAATTGTATTAATATGTTTGATTTTGTTGATTGTTATAATAGTATTGAGGAAACGGAAGAAAAGGGGAAGAAGAAATTTCTTTCAGGTACGGTTGCCTCCTGAGCTTTTCATGACACGAAGTCTATGA